The segment GTCGGTGGATGACGGGTCGGCGCTGCGCGCTCGCGTGGAGAAGGTTCGGGCCGAAGAGGACGCCGCCCGGGCGGACCTGCACGGGCGGCGGGTGCGCCTGCGGGACCTCGAGCTCCAGCTGCAGGCTGCCGGCGACAAGGCCGCCCGGGTCAGCCAGGACCTGTACGGGGGGCGGATTCACAACCCCAAAGAACTGGCCGCCCTCCAGGACGAGCTGGAAGCCCTCACCCGCCAGCGCCGCCGCCTGGAGGACGAGATCCTTACCCTCATGGAGGAGATCGAGGAGGGAGCGCGCAGGCTGGCGGCCCTGGAAGCCGCCCGCCGTGCGGCCGAGGCAGAGCTGGAGGCGCGCCTGGCGGCCTCCCGGCGGGAGCTCCAGGCGCTGGAGGCGGAGCTGCTGGAGGTGCGGCGGCAGCGGGAGGAGGCGGCGGCGCAGATCGACCCCGCC is part of the Armatimonadota bacterium genome and harbors:
- a CDS encoding C4-type zinc ribbon domain-containing protein, translating into MTSVARLYALQQLDAAVARLEAARASVDDGSALRARVEKVRAEEDAARADLHGRRVRLRDLELQLQAAGDKAARVSQDLYGGRIHNPKELAALQDELEALTRQRRRLEDEILTLMEEIEEGARRLAALEAARRAAEAELEARLAASRRELQALEAELLEVRRQREEAAAQIDPALLRRYERLRERKDGVAVAAVSGAACGACHVALPEALLARLQQGDDVLLTCEECGRILYVPAG